One genomic region from Rosa rugosa chromosome 1, drRosRugo1.1, whole genome shotgun sequence encodes:
- the LOC133726584 gene encoding uncharacterized protein LOC133726584, translating into MTIANNINTTLSKVEIAMEFLKNIEDHFKSANKSLTGTLMVELTTKKFDDRRSMHVHVLEMTNLAAKLKTLGMNVDEFFLVQFILNSLPPQYGAFQINYNTIKDKWNVNELSNMLVQEE; encoded by the coding sequence ATGACTAtagcaaacaacataaataCTACACTTTCAAAAGTTGAAATTGCTATGGAATTCTTGAAGAACATTGAGGATCATTTCAAGAGTGCTAACAAGTCTCTTACAGGGACATTAATGGTTGAACTTACCACCAAGAAATTTGATGATAGGAGAAGCATGCATGTGCATGTTCTTGAAATGACTAATCTGGCAGCAAAGTTGAAGACCTTGGGAATGAATGTGGATGAGTTCTTTCTTGTTCAATTTATTTTGAACTCCTTGCCTCCTCAGTATGGGGCATTTCAGATTAACTATAACACTATTAAGGATAAGTGGAATGTTAATGAATTGTCCAATATGCTTGTTCAAGAGGAATGA